From Mustelus asterias chromosome 5, sMusAst1.hap1.1, whole genome shotgun sequence, a single genomic window includes:
- the exoc8 gene encoding exocyst complex component 8, whose product MAAADVASRLRRQLEAPRFEPAQYVKQLSQQSDGDRDLQEHRHKIQSLADETAQNLKKNVYKNYRQFIETAREISYLESEMYQLSHILTEQKGIMDGLTQMLLAADKEQQQHQGLRQLQPPLGSGGGASSSSVTSSSTSSSEAFLILPREAEEHKQRTLTTLLEKVEGCQDILQTPGRYLVYNGDLLECDAESAAQVQRVHTFLMNDCLLVASWLPSRRGAVRYRYDALYPLDSFAVVNVKDNGPMRDMFKILMFPDTRVFQAENAKVKKEWLEILDQTKKNKVLTERLEVEKEEAKARLLLAEEEKQQRPLSPKTNPFEEEPDPAMELVDLSLEWIQELPEDLDVCIAQRDFEGAVDLLDKLSEYLSGAAGQPGVRQLRSRVDQRVRRLTDVLVYELSPGRSLRGGPRATRRAVSQLIRLGQSTKACELFLKNRAAAVQTAIRQLRIEGATLLYIHKLCNIFFTGLLDTAKEFEMDFAGDSGCYSAFVVWSRSATRLFVDAFSKQVFDSKESLSTTAECVEVAKEHCSKLSEIGLDLTFTLQALLVKDIKAALHSYKGIIMEATKHRNSEEMWRKMNLMTPEALAKLKEEMKASGITNFDQYTGDDCWVNLSYTIVAFTKQLMAFLEEGLKLYFPELHMVLLESLREIILVAVQHVDYSLRCEQDPEKKIFIRENVSFLYETVLPVVERRFEEGVGTPAKQLQELRNGSRIIRVNPESTNSFV is encoded by the coding sequence ATGGCGGCGGCGGACGTGGCGTCCCGGCTCCGGCGCCAGCTGGAGGCCCCCCGCTTCGAGCCGGCCCAGTATGTCAAGCAGCTGTCGCAGCAGTCGGACGGCGACCGGGACCTGCAGGAGCACCGGCACAAGATCCAGAGCCTGGCGGACGAGACGGCGCAGAACCTGAAGAAGAATGTCTACAAGAACTACCGGCAGTTCATCGAGACGGCCCGGGAGATCTCCTACCTGGAGAGTGAGATGTACCAGCTCAGCCACATCCTCACCGAGCAGAAGGGCATCATGGACGGCCTCACCCAGATGCTGCTGGCGGCCGACaaggagcagcagcagcaccaGGGCCTCCGCCAGCTGCAGCCGCCTCTGGGCAGCGGCGGGGGGGCCTCTTCCTCCTCGgtcacctcctcctccacctcttccTCCGAGGCCTTCCTCATCCTGCCCCGGGAGGCCGAGGAGCACAAGCAGCGCACCCTCACCACCTTGCTGGAGAAGGTGGAGGGCTGCCAGGACATCCTGCAGACCCCGGGCCGCTACCTGGTCTACAATGGCGACCTGCTGGAGTGCGATGCCGAGAGCGCGGCCCAGGTGCAGCGGGTCCACACCTTTCTCATGAACGACTGCCTGCTGGTGGCCTCCTGGCTGCCCAGCCGCCGTGGGGCTGTGCGCTACCGCTACGATGCCCTGTACCCGCTGGACAGCTTCGCCGTGGTCAATGTCAAGGACAACGGGCCCATGCGCGACATGTTCAAGATCCTCATGTTCCCTGACACGCGGGTCTTCCAGGCTGAGAACGCCAAGGTCAAGAAGGAGTGGCTGGAGATCCTTGACCAGACCAAGAAGAACAAAGTGCTAACCGAGCGCCTGGAGGTGGAGAAAGAGGAAGCCAAGGCCCGGCTGCTGTTGGCGGAGGAAGAGAAGCAACAGAGGCCCCTCTCGCCCAAGACTAACCCATTTGAGGAGGAACCCGACCCAGCCATGGAGTTGGTGGAcctgagcttggagtggattcaGGAGCTGCCCGAGGACCTGGACGTCTGCATCGCTCAGCGGGACTTTGAGGGGGCCGTCGACCTGCTAGACAAGTTGTCCGAGTACCTGAGTGGAGCAGCAGGCCAGCCCGGCGTGCGTCAGCTGCGGAGTCGTGTGGATCAGCGGGTTCGCCGACTGACTGACGTGCTGGTATATGAGCTGTCGCCTGGGCGCTCGCTGCGAGGAGGTCCGCGGGCCACCCGGCGCGCTGTCTCACAGCTAATCCGACTGGGCCAGTCGACCAAGGCCTGTGAGCTCTTCCTGAAGAACCGGGCAGCTGCTGTGCAGACAGCCATCCGGCAGCTGCGCATTGAGGGTGCCACCTTGCTATACATTCACAAGCTCTGCAACATCTTCTTCACCGGCCTGCTGGACACAGCCAAGGAGTTTGAAATGGACTTTGCCGGTGACAGCGGCTGTTACTCAGCCTTTGTGGTGTGGTCACGCTCGGCCACCCGGCTCTTTGTGGATGCTTTCAGCAAGCAGGTGTTTGACAGCAAGGAGAGCCTGTCCACCACAGCCGAGTGTGTGGAGGTGGCCAAGGAACACTGCAGCAAGCTCAGTGAGATCGGCCTGGACCTCACCTTCACTCTCCAGGCTCTGCTGGTCAAGGACATCAAGGCCGCTCTCCACAGCTACAAGGGCATCATCATGGAGGCCACCAAGCACCGCAACTCGGAGGAGATGTGGAGAAAAATGAACCTGATGACACCTGAGGCCCTGGCAAAGTTGAAAGAAGAGATGAAGGCCAGTGGCATCACCAATTTTGATCAGTACACTGGTGACGACTGCTGGGTCAATCTCAGCTACACCATTGTGGCTTTCACAAAGCAGCTAATGGCTTTCTTAGAGGAAGGGCTGAAGCTCTACTTCCCCGAGCTCCACATGGTCCTTCTGGAAAGCCTACGCGAGATCATCCTGGTGGCTGTGCAGCACGTTGACTACAGCCTGCGCTGCGAGCAGGATCCGGAGAAGAAGATCTTCATTCGCGAGAATGTTTCCTTCCTGTACGAGACCGTCCTCCCCGTGGTGGAAAGACGCTTTGAGGAGGGAGTGGGAACACCAGCCAAACAGCTCCAGGAGCTCCGCAACGGATCTCGGATCATTCGTGTCAACCCAGAAAGCACCAACTCCTTTGTGTAA
- the sprtn gene encoding DNA-dependent metalloprotease SPRTN has protein sequence MSVSVDGAGLMEEDLLLALQLQAAWEEEDGAPGLAPAQPPAPASVVDEEWELIDPNPDLHSLFLQFNELYFWGRLAGVEVRWSPRMTLCAGVCSYEGRGGLCSIRISEPLLKLRPRRDLVETMLHEMIHALLFVTNNDKDHESHGPEFCKHMRRVNRMSGAKVTIYHNFHNEVDEYRQHWWRCDGPCQKRRPYFGYVKRAMNRAPSARDPWWAEHQQTCGGTYTKVKEPENYKAKKGKPSKLPKHGDKSPGVDVRSVIPFNGKGHVLGGKSLDTPSPRTPLGKIPESSNLLSSPSQFVSLGHEPAPRAAGSNQQRTSPPAAASLSEPVQLGAGSPTTLTGWLLKNPSNRTGSRTPKRSVSNTEAFISVNGSPVKISRKKPTNSAKVTMPTSSQKRPSSDLYRNPRQSGQSATGKNTSKKVCTELSFPGESIIRTFERLPADRLGSQSVTAGMSGEADSHNWHSWNGMGMTASQMGSPAGSASTSCVPVNCPVCHSAVLPSEINQHLDSCLQ, from the exons ATGTCTGTCAGTGTGGACGGAGCCGGCCTGATGGAGGAGGATCTGCTGCTGGCGCTGCAGCTGCAGGCGGCCTGGGAGGAGGAGGATGGCGCTCCCGGCCTCGCTCCGGCCCAGCCGCCGGCTCCGGCCTCGGTGGTGGACGAAGAGTGGGAACTAATCGACCCGAACCCCGAcctgcacagcctcttcctgCAGTTTAACGAGCTGTATTTCTGGGGCCGCTTGGCCGGCGTCGAAGTTCGCTGGAGCCCGCGGATGACGCT TTGTGCGGGGGTGTGCTCCTATGAGGGGCGAGGAGGCTTGTGCTCCATACGCATCAGTGAACCTCTATTGAAGCTGCGGCCCAGGCGGGACTTGGTTGAG ACAATGCTGCATGAAATGATCCACGCCTTGCTGTTTGTCACAAATAATGACAAAGACCATGAATCTCATGGCCCTGAGTTCTGCAAACACATGAGGAGGGTCAACAGGATGAGTGGCGCTAAGGTGACT ATTTATCACAATTTCCACAATGAGGTGGATGAATACCGGCAGCACTGGTGGCGTTGTGATGGGCCCTGTCAAAAGAGGCGGCCGTACTTTGGTTATGTTAAGCGGGCGATGAACAGAGCACCGTCGGCTCGAGATCCCTGGTGGGCTGAGCATCAGCAGACCTGCGGTGGAACCTATACCAAAGTCAAAGAACCTGAGAACTACAAAGCGAAGAAAGGGAAGCCATCAAAACTGCCAAAGCATGGAG ataaatctccaggtgtgGACGTTCGTTCAGTCATTCCGTTCAACGGAAAAGGCCATGTCCTCGGAGGCAAGAGCTTGGACACGCCCTCTCCACGCACGCCCTTGGGGAAGATTCCTGAGAGCAGCAATTTGCTAAGTTCGCCCTCCCAGTTTGTTTCCCTGGGTCATGAACCAGCACCTCGGGCTGCTGGATCTAATCAGCAGAGAACTTCTCCGCCTGCCGCTGCAAGTTTGTCTGAGCCCGTCCAGTTGGGTGCTGGATCGCCCACTACCCTCACGGGGTGGTTGCTGAAAAATCCTAGCAACCGTACCGGTTCAAGAACTCCTAAAAGGTCTGTCAGCAACACTGAGGCCTTTATCAGTGTCAATGGCTCACCTGTTAAGATCAGCAGGAAAAAACCAACGAACTCTGCAAAGGTGACAATGCCTACAAGTAGCCAAAAAAGGCCCAGCTCTGACCTGTACAGGAATCCTCGACAGTCCGGCCAGTCTGCCACTGGCAAGAACACCAGCAAAAAGGTTTGCACTGAGCTGTCCTTCCCCGGAGAGTCCATCATTCGCACCTTTGAGAGATTACCGGCAGACAGACTGGGCAGCCAATCTGTTACAGCTGGCATGTCTGGTGAGGCAGACTCCCATAATTGGCACAGCTGGAATGGCATGGGCATGACAGCATCGCAGATGGGCAGCCCAGCTGGCAGTGCCAGCACCAGCTGCGTGCCTGTTAACTGCCCCGTCTGTCACTCTGCTGTCTTGCCATCTGAAATTAACCAACACTTGGATTCCTGTCTCCAGTGA